A section of the Neorhizobium galegae bv. orientalis str. HAMBI 540 genome encodes:
- a CDS encoding GNAT family N-acetyltransferase yields the protein MTEFDIPPPLDPDARWPEGLSIRARTPADAPAIAALHNMPGYRFGTLRTPHHSPEQIRKSIENQSANFISLVAVLKDRIVGDVGMTRYANRRGHAGSIGMGVHDAYIGRGIGRALIGEILAIADRWLDLKRVELTVYTDNEPALALYRQFGFEVEGHFKQFAFREGRYVDAYSMARLRT from the coding sequence ATGACAGAGTTCGATATCCCACCACCCTTAGACCCCGATGCGCGATGGCCCGAAGGCCTGTCGATCCGCGCGCGCACGCCGGCGGATGCGCCAGCCATTGCCGCCTTGCATAATATGCCCGGTTATCGTTTTGGCACACTGCGCACGCCGCACCACAGCCCGGAGCAAATCCGCAAGAGCATCGAGAACCAGTCCGCCAATTTCATCTCGCTGGTCGCGGTCCTCAAGGACAGGATCGTCGGCGATGTCGGGATGACCCGCTATGCAAATCGGCGGGGCCATGCCGGAAGTATCGGCATGGGCGTCCACGACGCCTATATTGGCCGCGGGATCGGCCGCGCCCTGATCGGCGAAATCCTCGCCATCGCCGACCGATGGTTGGACCTGAAGCGCGTCGAACTGACCGTCTACACCGACAACGAACCGGCGCTGGCGCTCTACCGGCAATTCGGTTTCGAGGTCGAAGGCCACTTTAAACAATTCGCCTTCCGCGAAGGACGATATGTCGATGCCTATTCGATGGCGCGGCTCAGGACGTGA